TATATGATTCAAGAACTTCCTTTTCCTCCATAACAACCTATGCAGTATAAATGACGttttgtgttgtttcttttttccCTGGTGCATTGATctattatttggttattttattggaTTTGACTTCATAGTTTCCTTTTGGTTCGATGTCTGTTTTAGGCCATCCTTTTTAGCAGAACTGTAGTAAGATTCATGTCCTCGCATTCAATAGACTAATTATGTCCTTGAACTTTTGAAGGTATGAACTTTCGCCACACTTTGTATCCAGCATACAAGGCCCACCGTAGTCCTACACCTGATACAGTAATTCAGGGACTTCAATTCTTGAAAGCATCAATCAAAGCCATGTCGATCCAAGTAATTGAGGTAATTGATATCTTTTATCTCAAAAAGAAATATGTGACTGAGAACTGACTTAAGAACCTTAATCAGGTACCGGGTGTTGAAGCTGATGATGTAATAGGAACTTTGGCTGTCAATAGTGTTGCCAATGGATTCAAGGTAGTTGCTTTACCGTTGACATTTCGTTGCTATGGTGGGAAATGCTTTAAATATGATGTGGATGGTTGGGATGTTTGCTATAATTATGATTGCTAAACTTAAATGTTTCATTGCTCATATCTACCCATCAAGAATTGAGGCGGAAAATATGTCACGATTTCTCGATCTGCAAGCCTGAGCTAATTTTGCAAACTTTCTTTTAAACAGGTACGGATTGTCTCTCCTGACAAAGATTTCTTTCAGATTATATCACCTGCATTACGGCTTCTGCGAATTGCTTCACGTGGATCAGAGTAAGTGTCTAACTTGCAATTTTCAGCGATTGTCATTTGTAGATCTTcttaaattgaaagacactaaaCTGAGTAACACTGTGTATTGGTAAAAAGAATTTCTGTCATACTGTGACGGTTGACCTACTGAATTTCTATGAAATTCCTGTCATATCTCTTAGATTTTCCTAGCCATTAGCTGACCTACTGAATATCTATGGAATTGAGATTTGACTGGAATAGTGGAATCTATGAAAGAAGTTCAAAACCAAGTTCTGGTTTTTTAGTTGCATCAATATCCAGCATCAAGAAAATCATTATCTCCTTCAGTGTTTTACGATGACATGTCATTGTCAAATGATTCAAACACCACATGACCTATAATCATCCAATATTGCTAAAAGCGAATGAAACATCTTCCTCTGTGCCTGTGCTAATGCTAATTATATTTGACTGTATGCTAATTGTATATACCTCCTACCGAATTATATCTGACGATATCAATGGTATTAATGGCGTAGGATGGTCTCTTTCGGAGTTGAGGAATTCTCAAAAAGATATGGAGATTTGAAACCGTCTCAGTTTGTTGACATGCTCTCTTTGACGGGTGACAAAAGTGATAATATTCCAGGTTTTGTGTTCTTTCCTAAAGATGAAAATTAGATAAACGTCATGCTGATTTATTGTTTATTCAGTTTAGGAATTATCTTATATCTTGCTGTACTCACCTTTTTGATGCCCATGCAACTAACTAAATGGTTTTAGAGGTGCAGGAGTTCAAGGTATTGGAGAGGTACATGCTTTGAGGTTAATTATTAAATTTGGTATGGataatttcttttgtttttctccgAATACTCTATATGGTTTGTAATCACTAAATCTAATATCAGTAGAAGGGTTAACTATTAGAATGGGGTACATTTCGTAGGTACTTTGGAGAACTTGCTAGAATGTGTTGATCAAGTAGCAGAGGAACGCATTAAAAAGGTAATCTTTCACCAGGTTATTAGAAGGTTGAACAGggttgataaaaatgatttctcttcttcttcattcagtACGGAAAGTGAGGATTGGATGTCACGATTTTTTCATTTCACTTCTATGTATAAAAGGTATTGTCTATTTGACATACACAGGATATAAAAACccgaataaataattgaacaaggAAAGAAAATCTAAGATGGTGACCATGTAGGAATGAGCCTGTGTAACTCAACTAAGAATATGTGTCATTAGATGTTATGTGGGTTCAGTGACCTCCCCCTCCCCCtctttttctgttttattttttcctttctaTTAATATATTCTCTTCGGAGTTTtgccaaaaaaagaagaaatatgaAAAAATCCTACTGAAGAAAGTAAAAACTGTAAGAGAATCGTTGCCATTGGAAACCTTCACTGTTTTACTTCGGGACAATGGACTTGCTCGTTTAtataaaatttgttttctttccttgttGATTCAATTTTAGACAGAATACTCATAAGTCTGTTATGTTTGCTATTTATCAGGCCTTGAGATTAAATGCTGATAAAGCTATGTTGAGCAAGAATCTGGTAAGCTGTTCTATCCAAGCTTTTACTTGCCCTAGCAACTATTTTGTCTTTGCACAGTCATTCCTTGGGATGAGGGAGTCCTAGAGTATAAATCTCTTGTGAATAAACTTCTGCCTCCTTTCATGttgatgaaattttttgaggatgtTTATGTGAGAATGTTATTGATTTTATCAAGGTTTCTTTTTGCAGGTGACGTTGCGTGCAGACCTTCCATCCTATATGGTTCCTTACACAACAAGTGATCTCCTGTTCAAGAAACCCACGGTTAGTGCTACTTCTTCATTCTATGCAATAACTATTAGAGGCAGAATTTTTAAGAAAATTCAAGTTACTACACTAATAGTATTGTACTAGTATCCATGGTAGTTGAATCAAGGGGAATCTTAAGTCTGGGCATTGCATTTGGTTAACTCATGAGTCATGATTTTTTATACCTTCGGCTTTTGTATTTCATCACTGAATTTTGTGTGCCTTTACTTTTTACTGCATGGTTTTAGGACGATGGTGAGAAATTCAGGAACCTCTTGAGAGCTATAAGTGCATATGCTGAAGGACATTCTGCTGATTACCTGATCAGAAGATCGGATTTTCTATGGAAAAAGCTTTAGATAGCTGCCTTTTTGACAAAGAGTACTCTGTAAAACTGAGATTTTGACAGAAGCTGCTTTCAGCATCATGCAAGCTCTTCTTCTGTAATATAACTTGTGCATATCTAGGCTGGTTTTAATACAAGAACTAAGAGGTGGCGAGTGGCTTCATTCATTCATTAATACAGGCACCAT
This genomic stretch from Papaver somniferum cultivar HN1 chromosome 5, ASM357369v1, whole genome shotgun sequence harbors:
- the LOC113278559 gene encoding uncharacterized protein LOC113278559 isoform X2; its protein translation is MNFRHTLYPAYKAHRSPTPDTVIQGLQFLKASIKAMSIQVIEVPGVEADDVIGTLAVNSVANGFKVRIVSPDKDFFQIISPALRLLRIASRGSEMVSFGVEEFSKRYGDLKPSQFVDMLSLTGDKSDNIPGVQGIGEVHALRLIIKFGTLENLLECVDQVAEERIKKALRLNADKAMLSKNLVTLRADLPSYMVPYTTSDLLFKKPTDDGEKFRNLLRAISAYAEGHSADYLIRRSDFLWKKL
- the LOC113278559 gene encoding uncharacterized protein LOC113278559 isoform X1, whose product is MMVRYIRIPFGHTSVPSRENYNGKGMNFRHTLYPAYKAHRSPTPDTVIQGLQFLKASIKAMSIQVIEVPGVEADDVIGTLAVNSVANGFKVRIVSPDKDFFQIISPALRLLRIASRGSEMVSFGVEEFSKRYGDLKPSQFVDMLSLTGDKSDNIPGVQGIGEVHALRLIIKFGTLENLLECVDQVAEERIKKALRLNADKAMLSKNLVTLRADLPSYMVPYTTSDLLFKKPTDDGEKFRNLLRAISAYAEGHSADYLIRRSDFLWKKL